The proteins below are encoded in one region of Shewanella putrefaciens:
- a CDS encoding diheme cytochrome c yields the protein MTQQAHPISWFLGSSLTAAALAIGVIGISLTLTGTGYADDGHELNRAIPQNAEYTAECGSCHMAYPANLLPADKWRAITANLENHFGDNASLDPQVTARIEEYLVQHAAQNGKVMKNSTPLLAGAGPQKITEQAFFIHEHDEIPRRMVQDNAKVGSFSQCSNCHNLAEKGIFDEDTVNIPGFGRWDD from the coding sequence ATGACTCAACAAGCACACCCTATTAGCTGGTTCTTAGGTTCATCACTCACAGCCGCGGCATTAGCCATTGGCGTTATCGGCATAAGCCTAACCTTAACCGGTACAGGCTATGCGGACGACGGCCATGAACTCAACCGCGCCATTCCACAGAATGCGGAATACACGGCAGAATGTGGCAGCTGCCACATGGCCTATCCAGCCAATTTACTCCCCGCCGACAAGTGGCGCGCCATTACCGCAAATCTTGAGAACCACTTTGGTGACAACGCCAGCCTAGATCCTCAAGTCACTGCCAGAATTGAGGAATATCTGGTTCAACATGCGGCGCAAAATGGTAAGGTGATGAAAAACAGCACGCCGCTGCTCGCAGGCGCAGGGCCGCAGAAGATCACAGAACAGGCATTTTTTATCCACGAACACGATGAGATCCCAAGGCGTATGGTGCAAGATAACGCTAAGGTCGGCTCATTCAGCCAATGCAGCAATTGTCACAACCTCGCAGAGAAGGGCATATTCGATGAAGATACCGTTAATATTCCTGGCTTTGGCCGTTGGGATGATTAG
- a CDS encoding response regulator transcription factor: MRLLLIEDDTDLVARLIPALNKAGYTVEHADNGIDGAFLGEEENFEAVILDLGLPGKPGLQVLGQWRQKGLAMPVLILTARDAWHERVDGLKAGADDYLGKPFHIEELLARLEVLIRRHFGRADNVLQHAGVSLDVDKQAVTNVDGEVIELTKIEYRLLHYLMVNPSKIVSKSELSERIYEEDQIKDSNVIEVYVNRLRQRLGKDYIETRRGQGYRLKE, translated from the coding sequence ATGCGTTTGCTATTGATTGAAGATGATACCGATCTGGTCGCACGCCTCATTCCCGCCCTTAACAAGGCGGGTTATACCGTCGAGCACGCCGATAACGGTATCGACGGCGCCTTTTTAGGCGAAGAAGAAAACTTCGAAGCCGTTATCCTCGATCTCGGCTTGCCTGGCAAACCCGGTTTACAAGTCCTTGGCCAATGGCGACAAAAGGGCTTGGCTATGCCAGTGCTTATTCTCACCGCCCGTGATGCGTGGCACGAACGGGTCGACGGTCTCAAGGCGGGGGCCGATGATTACCTCGGCAAGCCTTTTCACATTGAAGAACTACTCGCAAGGCTCGAAGTGTTGATCCGCCGCCACTTTGGCCGTGCCGACAATGTGTTGCAGCATGCAGGCGTCTCCCTCGATGTCGACAAACAAGCCGTCACCAATGTCGACGGTGAAGTGATAGAACTGACTAAGATTGAATATCGGCTGCTGCATTACTTAATGGTCAATCCCAGCAAAATCGTCTCTAAGTCAGAGCTCAGTGAACGCATTTACGAAGAAGATCAAATCAAAGACAGCAATGTCATCGAAGTGTACGTCAACCGCCTGCGCCAACGCTTAGGCAAGGATTATATCGAAACCCGCCGCGGCCAAGGTTATCGACTCAAGGAGTAA
- a CDS encoding PepSY domain-containing protein, protein MISSPSTDAHDDDLSNKVVEWVKEGKVLPFDTIMQRYESRLQGRLLDLEVEQKHGRIIYELEILRDDGIVYEIKIDAKTGEWLKEKVD, encoded by the coding sequence ATGATTAGCAGTCCAAGCACTGATGCCCACGACGATGATCTTTCCAACAAGGTGGTCGAGTGGGTTAAGGAGGGCAAGGTTTTGCCCTTCGACACCATAATGCAACGCTACGAATCACGCCTGCAGGGGCGACTGTTGGACTTAGAAGTCGAGCAGAAACATGGCCGTATCATCTACGAGCTCGAGATCCTCCGCGACGATGGCATAGTGTATGAAATTAAGATTGACGCCAAAACCGGCGAGTGGCTAAAGGAAAAGGTCGACTGA
- a CDS encoding DUF1924 domain-containing protein translates to MNRLTRHTNKSRLAIVAISTLLLTSLSVSAANSKVQSLPLSAERIGTQLQSYQAQGAGPFTAAAGQKLWLQDIDGRSCASCHTAKVTDMGMHQNTRKPIDPMAPSITADRLTDSAKIEKWFSRNCNWTFKRDCTPQEKGDALLWLSLQ, encoded by the coding sequence ATGAACAGATTAACCAGACACACGAATAAAAGTCGCCTTGCCATTGTCGCAATTTCCACCTTGCTGCTGACTAGCCTTAGCGTTAGTGCCGCCAACAGTAAAGTGCAAAGCCTGCCACTGAGCGCCGAGCGCATCGGCACGCAACTGCAAAGCTATCAAGCCCAAGGCGCTGGACCCTTTACCGCCGCCGCAGGACAAAAGCTTTGGCTACAGGACATAGACGGTCGCAGCTGTGCCAGTTGCCATACCGCCAAAGTCACCGACATGGGCATGCACCAAAATACCCGTAAACCCATTGACCCTATGGCGCCGTCGATTACCGCAGATCGGTTAACCGACTCAGCCAAAATCGAGAAATGGTTTAGCCGTAACTGTAACTGGACCTTTAAGCGCGACTGCACACCCCAGGAAAAAGGCGATGCCTTACTCTGGTTAAGCCTGCAATAA